The following are encoded in a window of Choloepus didactylus isolate mChoDid1 chromosome 17, mChoDid1.pri, whole genome shotgun sequence genomic DNA:
- the ANKRD23 gene encoding LOW QUALITY PROTEIN: ankyrin repeat domain-containing protein 23 (The sequence of the model RefSeq protein was modified relative to this genomic sequence to represent the inferred CDS: inserted 1 base in 1 codon; deleted 2 bases in 1 codon), with translation MADEAWLPAVVPLLLRPSGRVFQASQAARPDTTGQLGLGFPLVGLDSGEGANLPRGVVGVQAVGAEVLLTQLGSPFPCLQQAPLPGCYFHCVTEPLPALPQETGSYERMKGSAAQQGLRSGGHGWAQCPAVGALGPGTCHPSSPPECLQGARDGGGVTVKTRPAQTRGRGAAKNGPPRSSASGGVPSAAQLHPLRGLPPARVESVLTLSLQAGTLGGCGPGVAATGRREGAEWDSGAWGRPVWWGPEQGASGGSVPRALHQPPVAASARRPHHTTAFCLSSVSAERFNSSRLNLKNVANLENLVQRQRERRLRRRAPPRDPEPPVTPQPQAGPEPVALEXFLKAAAENQEALRDEGDPNACDQLRRTALRWACLRGHGRLVTRLLEAGASVDARDLVSPGGAQCHGHPQPSTPAGRRALVLYRTAGQDSCVLGLPWRTFDPEHPTARGLRTRHCDCLERLVACGAHINAQDKEGDTAVHEAVWHGHYKAMKPLLLHGAQSVRNAASARGRPRPWHEDARWRQAGRTDTAPCPQASMTPVQLARDWQRGIQEALRAHVGHPRTRC, from the exons ATGGCAGACGAGGCCTGGCTTCCTGCGGTGGTG CCCCTTCTGCTTCGGCCGTCAGGCCGGGTCTTTCAGGCTTCGCAGGCAGCCAGGCCTGACACAACAGGGCAGCTCGGGCTCGGTTTCCCCCTGGTGGGTCTGGACTCAGGAGAGGGGGCGAATCTCCCCAGGGGTGTGGTCGGGGTTCAGGCTGTGGGTGCCGAGGTGCTGCTGACTCAGCTGGGCAGCCCCTTTCCCTGCCTTCAGCAAGCCCCGCTGCCAGGCTGCTATTTTCATTGTGTGACGGAGCCCCTGCCTGCCCTGCCCCAGGAGACCGGCTCCTACGAAAGGATGAAGGGCTCGGCCGCTCAGCAGGGCCTGAGGAGCGGGGGCCATGGATGGGCTCAGTGTCCAGCAGTTG GAGCCCTGGGTCCTGGCACCTGCCACCCCAGCTCGCCCCCTGAGTGCCTGCAGGGGGCCAGGGACGGAGGAGGGGTGACTGTGAAGACGAGGCCAGCACAGACACGGGGTCGGGGAGCTGCCAAGAATGGCCCACCGCGGAGCTCAGCCTCTGGCGGGGTCCCCAGTGCCGCACAGCTCCATCCTCTCAGGGGCCTGCCACCTGCGAGGGTTGAGTCTGTCCTCACCCTATCCCTGCAG GCTGGGACCCTGGGAGGCTGTGGCCCGGGAGTGGCGGCGactggaagaagagaaggagcagagtGGGACTCGGGGGCGTGGGGGCGCCCGGTGTGGTGGGGCCCTGAGCAGGGAGCCAGCGGAGGGTCCGTCCCCAGGGCCCTGCACCAGCCCCCAGTGGCCGCCAGCGCCCGCAGGCCCCACCACACAACTGCTTTCTGCCTGTCTTCCGTCTCAGCTGAGAGATTTAACAGTTCCAGACTGAATCTGAAGAACGTGGCCAACTTGGAAAACTTggttcagagacagagagaaaggcgACTGAGACGCAGAGCC CCGCCCAGGGACCCCGAGCCCCCCGTTACA CCACAGCCCCAGGCCGGGCCGGAGCCTGTGGCCCTGG TGTTCCTGAAGGCCGCTGCCGAGAACCAGGAGGCCCTGAGGGATGAGGGGGACCCCAATGCCTGCGACCAG ctccgcCGCACAGCCCTGCGCTGGGCCTGCCTGCGAGGCCACGGCCGGCTCGTGACCAGGCTGCTGGAGGCGGGGGCCAGCGTGGACGCCCGGGACTTGGTGAGCCCTGGGGGAGCCCAGTGTCATGGCCACCCCCAGCCTAGCACCCCGGCTGGCAGGAGAGCTTTGGTGCTTTATCGCACAGCTGGACAGGACAGCTGTGTTCTGGGCCTGCCATGGAGGACATTTG ATCCGGAGCACCCCACTGCACGTGGCCTGCGGACCCGACACTGCGACTGCCTGGAGCGCCTGGTGGCGTGCGGAGCCCACATCAACGCACAGGACAAG GAAGGGGACACGGCCGTCCACGAGGCGGTGTGGCACGGTCACTACAAAGCCATGAAGCCGCTGCTGCTGCACGGAGCCCAGAGCGTGCGCAATGCAGCGAGTGCGAGAGGGCGCCCCAGGCCCTGGCACGAGGACGCCAGGTGGCGCCAGGCGGGAAGGACTGACACGGCCCCTTGTCCCCAGGCGTCGATGACCCCAGTGCAGCTGGCACGGGACTGGCAGCGGGGCATCCAGGAAGCGCTGCGGGCCCATGTCGGGCACCCTCGGACTCGGTGCTGA
- the CNNM3 gene encoding LOW QUALITY PROTEIN: metal transporter CNNM3 (The sequence of the model RefSeq protein was modified relative to this genomic sequence to represent the inferred CDS: inserted 1 base in 1 codon), whose translation MAAAVAAGRLGCLLAALCLGPAAGEAAPGPRLLSFCLEEDGAEAAGPTRAAPEATFRLRLRGSGFANSSXRWVAPAGAGCPADPRAPTAGWRALLCLRAGAARGGPSGAAAEEAAPPWALGLGAAALLALAALARGLQLSALALAPAEVQVLREGGSEVERAAARRLEPARRWAGGALGALLLLASLAQAGLAVLLFRAAGQRPVPAVLGSAGLVFLLAEVLPAAVSGRWALALAPRALALSRVAVLLTLPVALPVGQLLERAARPGRLRERVLELARGLGDPCGELGRGALRFRTVEDVLTPLEDCFMLDARAVLDFGVLAGIMQSGHTRIPVYEDERSNIVDMLYVKDLAFVDPEDRTPLSTITRFYNHPLHFVFNDTKLDAVLEEFKRGKSHLAIVQRVNNEGEGDPFYEVLGLVTLEDVIEEIIRSEILDESDMYRDTKVRRRPPALSALLERKEEFSLFKASDGDCKVKISPQLLLTTQRFLSREVEVFSPLRVSEKVLLHLLKHPSVNQEVRFDTSNRLAAGHYLYQRSQPVDYFILILQGRVEVEIGKEGLKFENGPFTYYGVWALTAPSPAHQTPVSSLQPGPADGAHSPTYCPDYTVRALSDLQLIKVTRLQYLNALLATRAQSQPPSPESVDPQAVPSSQTRLLGDKPAATGPGHSRPGLPAEGSPGRNPGV comes from the exons ATGGCGGCGGCGGTAGCTGCGGGCCGCCTCGGTTGCTTGCTGGCCGCGCTCTGCCTGGGCCCCGCGGCGGGGGAGGCGGCGCCGGGCCCGCGGCTGCTGAGCTTCTGCCTGGAGGAGGACGGCGCCGAGGCCGCGGGGCCGACGCGGGCGGCGCCAGAGGCCACCTTCCGCCTGCGCCTCCGGGGCTCGGGCTTCGCCAACAGCT TGCGCTGGGTGGCCCCGGCGGGCGCGGGCTGCCCGGCCGACCCGCGGGCCCCCACGGCCGGCTGGCGGGCACTGCTGTGCCTGCGCGCCGGGGCGGCGCGCGGTGGGCCGAGCGGCGCGGCAGCCGAGGAGGCGGCGCCGCCCTGGGCGCTGGGCCTGGGGGCGGCGGCGCTGCTGGCGCTGGCGGCGCTGGCGCGGGGCCTGCAGCTGAGCGCGCTGGCGCTGGCCCCCGCCGAGGTGCAGGTGCTGCGCGAGGGCGGCTCGGAGGTGGAGCGGGCGGCGGCGCGGCGCCTGGAGCCCGCGCGGCGCTGGGCCGGCGGCGCCCTGGGCGCGCTGCTGCTGCTGGCCAGCCTGGCGCAGGCGGGGCTCGCCGTGCTGCTGTTCCGCGCGGCCGGCCAGCGCCCGGTGCCCGCCGTGCTGGGCAGCGCGGGGCTGGTGTTCCTGCTCGCCGAGGTGCTGCCGGCCGCCGTGAGCGGGCGCTGGGCGCTGGCGCTGGCGCCGCGCGCGCTGGCCCTCAGCCGCGTGGCCGTGCTGCTCACCCTGCCCGTGGCGCTGCCCGTGGGCCAGCTGCTGGAGCGCGCGGCGCGGCCCGGGCGCCTGCGGGAGCGCGTGCTGGAGCTGGCGCGCGGCCTCGGCGACCCCTGCGGCGAGCTGGGCCGCGGCGCGCTGCGCTTCCGGACGGTGGAGGACGTGCTCACGCCGCTCGAGGACTGCTTCATGCTGGACGCCCGCGCCGTGCTGGACTTCGGGGTGCTGGCGGGCATCATGCAGAGCGGCCACACCCGCATCCCCGTGTACGAGGACGAGCGCTCCAACATCGTGGACATGCTCTACGTCAAGGACCTGGCCTTCGTGGACCCCGAGGACCGCACGCCGCTCAGCACCATCACCCGCTTCTACAACCACCCGCTGCACTTCGTGTTCAACGACACCAAGCTGGACGCCGTCCTGGAGGAGTTCAAGCGAG GGAAGTCCCACCTGGCCATCGTGCAGAGGGTCAACAACGAGGGCGAGGGTGACCCCTTCTACGAGGTGCTGGGCCTCGTCACCCTGGAGGACGTCATCGAGGAGATCATCAGGTCCGAGATCCTGGACGAGTCGGACATGTACA GGGACACCAAGGTGAGGAGGAGGCCACCTGCTCTGAGCGCCCTTCTCGAGCGGAAGGAGGAATTCTCCTTGTTCAAGGCGTCTGACGGTGACTGTAAAGTAAAAATCTCGCCTCAGCTGCTCCTGACCACCCAGCGCTTCCTTTCCCGAG AGGTGGAGGTGTTCAGCCCCCTGCGGGTCTCCGAGAAGGTCCTGCTGCACCTGCTGAAGCACCCCAGTGTCAACCAGGAAGTGAGGTTTGATACGAGCAACCGCCTGGCTGCGGGCCATTACCTGTACCAGCGCAGCCAGCCGGTTGATTACTTCATCCTCATCCTGCAG GGCAGGGTTGAGGTGGAGATCGGGAAAGAGGGCCTGAAGTTCGAGAACGGGCCGTTCACCTACTACGGCGTGTGGGCCCTGACGGCGCCGTCCCCGG CTCACCAGACCCCCGTGTCCTCGCTGCAGCCCGGGCCAGCCGACGGCGCCCACTCGCCCACCTACTGCCCCGACTACACCGTGAGGGCTCTCTCCGACCTGCAGCTCATCAAG GTCACCCGGCTGCAGTACCTCAATGCACTCCTGGCCACCCGAGCCCAGAGCCAGCCGCCGTCCCCTGAAAGCGTGGACCCCCAGGCCGTCCCCAGCAGCCAGACCAGGCTCCTCGGTGACAAGCCAGCCGCGACAG GGCCCGGCCACAGCAGACCAGGCCTCCCAGCCGAGGGCAGCCCCGGGCGGAACCCAGGGGTCTGA